Proteins from one Ahaetulla prasina isolate Xishuangbanna chromosome 2, ASM2864084v1, whole genome shotgun sequence genomic window:
- the SLC35D2 gene encoding UDP-N-acetylglucosamine/UDP-glucose/GDP-mannose transporter isoform X1, whose translation MKAAKKPDQEPVASLPALSSLPKLLSALFYGTCSFLIVLVNKTVLTVYRFPSPMFLGVGQMVTTILILYVSKLNKIIHFPDLDKSIPKKLFPLPLIYIGNHISGLSSVGKLSLPMFTVLRKFTIPLTLFLEVIILGKRFPLGIIISVFAIILGALIAAGSDLAFSLEGYVSVFLNDVFTAANGVYTKQKIDPQNLGRYGVIFYNACFMVIPTVLISFFTGDFQQAVNFQQWTNVLFVFQFLLSCVLGFLLMYSTILCSHYNSALTTAVVGAIKNVSVAYIGMLFGGDYMFNMLNFIGLNISMAGGLRYSFLAIQGQDNPECPSIDEEKAIPGSKS comes from the exons ATGAAAGCCGCCAAGAAGCCGGACCAGGAGCCGGTTGCATCTCTCCCTGCCCTGTCCTCGCTGCCCAAGCTGCTCTCCGCCCTTTTCTATGGGACCTGCTCTTTCTTGATCGTTCTGGTAAACAAGACAGTGCTGACGGTGTACAG aTTCCCATCTCCAATGTTTCTAGGAGTAGGACAG ATGGTAACCACTATTCTCATCTTATATGtgtcaaaattaaataaaatcattcATTTCCCTGATCTTGACAAAAGCATCCCTAAAAAG TTGTTTCCACTTCCTCTGATTTATATTGGAAATCATATAAGTGGATTATCAAGCGTAGGCAAGCTAAG tttgcCAATGTTTACAGTCCTGAGGAAGTTTACCATTCCTCTTACATTATTCCTGGAAGTTATTATTCTTGG GAAACGCTTTCCCTTGGGCATTATAATCAGTGTGTTTGCAATCATTTTGGGGGCCTTGATAGCAGCAGG atcaGATTTAGCTTTCAGCTTGGAAGGCTATGTTTCTGTTTTTCTGAATGATGTCTTCACAGCAGCAAATGGTGTTTATACCAAACAAAAAATTGACCCTCAG AATCTGGGAAGATATGGAGTAATTTTTTATAATGCCTGCTTTATGGTAATTCCTACAGTTCTCATCAGTTTTTTCACTGGAGATTTCCAGCAG GCCGTGAATTTCCAGCAGTGGACAAATGTTTTATTTGTctttcagtttcttctttcttgTGTGCTGGG GTTTCTTCTGATGTATTCTACAATTCTCTGCAGCCATTATAATTCTGCTCTAACAACGGCAGTAGTTGGTGCTATAAAA AATGTGTCTGTTGCTTATATTGGCATGCTGTTTGGTGGAGATTACATGTTTAATATGTTGAACTTCATTGGACTCAATATCAG cATGGCAGGAGGGCTGAGATATTCATTCTTGGCAATACAGGGACAGGACAATCCTGAATGTCCCTCCATAGATGAGGAAAAAGCAATTCCAGGTTCCAAGAGCTAA
- the SLC35D2 gene encoding UDP-N-acetylglucosamine/UDP-glucose/GDP-mannose transporter isoform X2, whose translation MKAAKKPDQEPVASLPALSSLPKLLSALFYGTCSFLIVLVNKTVLTVYRFPSPMFLGVGQMVTTILILYVSKLNKIIHFPDLDKSIPKKLFPLPLIYIGNHISGLSSVGKLSLPMFTVLRKFTIPLTLFLEVIILGKRFPLGIIISVFAIILGALIAAGSDLAFSLEGYVSVFLNDVFTAANGVYTKQKIDPQNLGRYGVIFYNACFMVIPTVLISFFTGDFQQAVNFQQWTNVLFVFQFLLSCVLGFLLMYSTILCSHYNSALTTAVVGAIKHGRRAEIFILGNTGTGQS comes from the exons ATGAAAGCCGCCAAGAAGCCGGACCAGGAGCCGGTTGCATCTCTCCCTGCCCTGTCCTCGCTGCCCAAGCTGCTCTCCGCCCTTTTCTATGGGACCTGCTCTTTCTTGATCGTTCTGGTAAACAAGACAGTGCTGACGGTGTACAG aTTCCCATCTCCAATGTTTCTAGGAGTAGGACAG ATGGTAACCACTATTCTCATCTTATATGtgtcaaaattaaataaaatcattcATTTCCCTGATCTTGACAAAAGCATCCCTAAAAAG TTGTTTCCACTTCCTCTGATTTATATTGGAAATCATATAAGTGGATTATCAAGCGTAGGCAAGCTAAG tttgcCAATGTTTACAGTCCTGAGGAAGTTTACCATTCCTCTTACATTATTCCTGGAAGTTATTATTCTTGG GAAACGCTTTCCCTTGGGCATTATAATCAGTGTGTTTGCAATCATTTTGGGGGCCTTGATAGCAGCAGG atcaGATTTAGCTTTCAGCTTGGAAGGCTATGTTTCTGTTTTTCTGAATGATGTCTTCACAGCAGCAAATGGTGTTTATACCAAACAAAAAATTGACCCTCAG AATCTGGGAAGATATGGAGTAATTTTTTATAATGCCTGCTTTATGGTAATTCCTACAGTTCTCATCAGTTTTTTCACTGGAGATTTCCAGCAG GCCGTGAATTTCCAGCAGTGGACAAATGTTTTATTTGTctttcagtttcttctttcttgTGTGCTGGG GTTTCTTCTGATGTATTCTACAATTCTCTGCAGCCATTATAATTCTGCTCTAACAACGGCAGTAGTTGGTGCTATAAAA cATGGCAGGAGGGCTGAGATATTCATTCTTGGCAATACAGGGACAGGACAATCCTGA